ACGAATTAATGAAGGACGGAATTGGGCAGCTAAAGCGTTAGAGACTGATGATCGGGAGAAGGCGATTAAATACTGGCAAAAAATCTTTGGAGAAGAATATTTTCCATCAGAGGTAGAAACCGCTGCGTCTCAATTGGCTAAAGCGGGTTTACCTGGTAAATCTTACGTCAGCTCTACTGGTTTAATTCTGCCCAGCCAACCTGCTTCTGGTTTATACACTTCAACCATTGCAACCAAGTTTCATGGGATTGACCAAGGCTGAATATTCTCAACTGAAACCCACTATCAACCTGGGGCTGCAAAACCTGCACATATTGCACCGATTTCCTGGGTTCGCTTACAGGCGAGAGCGTGGGGTAGCTGTATGGCGAGGCACGCTTCAACCCCGTCAGTTTTCCCCAAAATATCGAGTAGCAATCCGCTACAAACTCAGCTCTTACCCAACCGTTAATGTCATATCTCCCTCTTTGGCATCACGACCTCCCCATGTTTGGAAAGACGGAACTTTATGCCTCTACTACCCCAAAGAAAAACCGTGGCAGAAAGATATGCTGCTTGCAAAGACTATCATCCCGTGGACTGCATTATGGTTATATTACTATGAACTGTGGCTAGATACTGGAAAATGGCTCGGACCATCATCACACGCCTCAGATTCAAAACTCCAAAGTTGGAGTTCCAATCCCGTTGAAGGGTATTCTATTTTGGAAAAACCGACTGAGCAGCAAACCGCATGACAGAGAGCGAACATTTGACTCCCTCACTCCTAGAACCACAGTCTCGTGGTGGTGATATTGCTGAAGGTGGCTTTTCCTTTCAGGAGCAAGTCATGCTTGCTCGCATTCCTGCTTGGCTAGCTCAGGATGGCTTCACAGCTATGATCCGAGAAGGGATTGGAGATGTAGAGGCAAAGTTTTTTGTACCCGGTCGTGGGTTTGCGATAGAATTTCTTGAAGTTAAAGACCATACACTCCAACCATCTAAGTTTTTAAATGAAATTCAACGGTTCCGAGAAGTAGATGCTGGTAGTCCAAACACCTATCAGCAGTTTATACTTGTAGCAGCAGGAGTTTCCAGAGACTTAGAGCCTTTGGTAAATGGATTGCGCCGCGTTCGTAATCCTCAAGATTTTTATGAAGAAAACTCTACAGTCAAAGAAAATTCTTTCAAAGAGTATACCCGCCTAGTCAAAAAAATTGGCGGTACAGAACAAGATGCCTTTTTCATTTTTGAAAAGGTGATAGTCGAGGCAGATTGGAACACTGCAAAATCTCATGGCGAAGCTCTTTTTAAGCAGTCTTTGGCTGAGAATCTGAGTGAATATGAAGATGTATCTTTTAAAACTTTTGATAATATTTATAATCACTTAGGTACATTTATACGACAGCGCAAGAATCAAATTATTACCCGCAAAGAGTTAGAGACAAAACTGCGAGAAAAAATTCCTCCGAGTCAACTACCTGCCCTTCGTCCCATCCTGATTTACACAGCCATTGCCTCTGAAAATAACCCAGAGCATCATGGATTGTATTTCGATTGGGCATCTTTTTCTGGTGGTGAAACTCGGGACATTGCCCCTTCTCAACAGTGGAATCACTTACTGATTGAACTACAGGATACTCGAAGTTGGATTGAAAAGTATAGAAATAATAAGCGAATCAGGCTTGCTGGCAATCGTCGTCTGACAGCATGTCTTGCAATAGGATCTGTCTTCTCAGCTGTTAGGGGCTACGCCATCGAAATGGAATACCGTGGAGAGGTATGGGCAACAGATGCTTATCCCACTCAAGAAACCCCCGTTTATCCTTTAGCTCATCAGATTATAGACAACACAGGAACCCGCTTGGTTGTTAGCATAGGTATTCTTCGAGATATTATTCCTGAAGTGGAAGTCAATCTGGAGAAGTATGGACTCACAGGTGAGCCAGTGCTTCACATTAGAGGAGAGCAGCCTATTACTTCCCCACAACATGCCAACAATGCTGTTGGAAGCATTAAAAAATTAATTGTCAATACATTAGTGTCTATAGGCGGTAAAGAAATCCATTTATTTTTTGCTGGGCCTGCTCATCTTGCTCTGTTCCTGGGACATCGCTTGGACGCTACAGCACCAGTCACTTGCTACGCATGGGTATCCAATGGTCAATACTCTAAAACATTTCAACTCTTCTCAGAAATTTCCAGCTAAATTTGCTGAAGCAAACTACCAATAATCTAAATGCAGCAATACAACCTTGTGGTAAAAACAAACTATAAGTTTTCGATTTCATTGTCTTACTAGCTTGTGAAGCATATTTTGTCCGAAACGGATATTTGATGTTGCAAGTCACAAGTCCTGTGAAGTAGAGATCGCCCTCCATCCGTTGAGCATATTCAAAAACTCTCACCATCTTCTGTTCCCACACCACCGGAGCCTTCCCCATTCACTTGAATCTTTAAAGAAGTATCAGCTGTTCAATTTGGCTTTCAAGTCGAGGATTGCCAACGCCAAAGAAGCAAGTTGCTCTCTTGAGATACCCACCTGTAAATGATTGAACCCGCTCCTGAATGGTATGTACTGAACTACCATTGGTGTCAACTTAAGCTCAAACCCCTTTAAAATCTCGTTTCCAGCCAGAGGCTGGAAATGCTATTCATTGCGGCTCCCAATGCTGAACTACCCTCCCCTACTTTGCTATCGGGTGGGGACTGCCGCCAGTTGTTCAGACGTTGCCAGTCAACTGCAACAATTTTAGACATAAATTACAAAATATAATCTTTAAGCGCGAGCTTCTTCCCACGAGAAGAATAATTGAGAATGTATCGCTAAGATGCAGAAACCACCCATGCCGAAAAACTGGATTATTAAAGTAGACAACTATTTCCATGCAAACCCCAATTGCATCATCGCCACCGCCCATGTGGACACGTTTCCCACAAACCTACCCCTAGAACCCAACATCCGGGAACCAAACCGCAAAAGTGCAACCTACAGACAAATCTTTGACTCTGTGACGACTCAACCAGAAAAATTCTTCTCTCGTCACAGTGGAATCGTTCTGTCAGCCAATAAAGTTAAACCTAGCAAAAACAAAACCGAACTGGAGCTAGAAGTTTTAGAAGCTAGCGAGGGGGGTAGCGATGGCATTATCAACGGAGGTCACACAGTTTTAGCATTTGAGCAAGCTAAAAATTACAAATATGACCTCAGCCTTGCCAGAGTCAAAGTTACCATCCACATTGGACTCCAGGAAGAGGAGGCTAAAGATATAGCCCTCGCCTCAAATACTACTTCTCCTGTAGATTCTCGCTCCAAAGTCAACGCCAGGGGAGATTACAAATTTATCAAGCAGTATTTAGCCCAGTTAGAAAGAGCAGAAGATAGAAAATTCCGCATTGCCTATTACCAAAACCAAAGCGGCGCTCCTAGAAATGCTCAATGTAATGTTAACCACTTGTTCAAGCTGATCAACTGCCTCGACAGAAATAGATACAACCCTGACGGGAATAAAAGAAGCAAGCACCCTACAGGTACGAACACCCCTAGTCAAATCACAGACACTGAGAGAGAAAGATTAACTCTTCTATTGCCTCTACTTCCCAAAGCTCTGTGGATTGAGCAAAGACTGTACGAAATCATCCAAGAACATATCAGCAACCCCAGAAGAAAGGGTGTCAACGATTTAGCATCAATTGATACACGCAAAACTACCCTTCTCCCCGACAGCAAGTACTCGTTTGGGTTTGGTGCGCCAACTGACCTCGCACTACCCATAATTGCATCCTATCGGGTATTCCTAGACCAAGACTATAACTGGATTATTCCTTTTGACGAATTCGCCGAAAACTTTCTCCAACACCTGTGGGTTAACTATTACCGTAAATACTTGATATCGGAGAAAACAGCAGGAAATACAGTGGGGACTAAAATTTGTCGCAACTCAGAAATTTGGGAAAGTCTGTACATTTCGGCCCAAAGTTATCTCAATCAGCACTTGGTGAAAATTGTCAATTCCAGCAAGCATGAAGAATTAACGCTGACACCAAGCTAAAATGTCCACTTAACAATTAATTGTCATCTAAAAAGAGATTATAGGCATTTTCTGGAATGCCAGTCTCTAGGCAAAGCCTAATTGTGTTGCGATCGCCCACCGTAGGCCCTTTGTGCCATCGCAGCGCAAGGGATTTTCAAAATACAGGTTCTGTGGGTTGGCAATTACCGTCTACCCCTAAAACCTGTAGCCTTTACTAAAAAAGGATTTCTGGATTTCAATAACAAATTAGACTTGACACGATGGATTTTACGGCGTACCAAGGTAGGTAAATTGCGCTTTCACGAGAATTATCTGCACTTTATTGGTGCGATGGTCTCCGACCGACCGGAGGTCATCGCAAGAAGGCGGGCGGTTACGCCATCGCAAGAAGGCGGGGCGTAAGCCCATCGCATCAATAAACAGTTGCTCCCGTTCATCTGCGGCGGTTTGGGAAGAAGCTATAGCACAAGCCTTGGTGGTCAGGACATTAACAGATGATAAAACTTAGACACAAAAAGACTTTTCACTCAGTCCCCAGTCCCCAGTCCCCAGTCCCCAGTCCCCAGTCCCTTGCTATAACAGCATCAGCTTCCGGAACAAACACGGGCGGTGAATTAATTTCAGGATGTCTATGACAAGAGTAGTTTTGGATACTAAGCCTGATGAAGACCCTTGCAAAGGAGTATCAGAAAACCGACTCGTGCGTTCACACAAGTTAACATTTCAATTAATTTGGCAAAACCCTTTTTGTTAGTAGTGAGTAGAGTAGCAAGGGGGAGTAGAATGAGACTAAAAATGTCTGGGAACAAACGTTATCGGACATTTTTTTGGGGCGGATAAACCCGCTTTATCCCGCGTATTATTTTGAGGCTGTGTGATGACGTTATCACGTACAGACGCAGGTGTAGATACAGAAGAATTAGGGGTGGCGCTCGCTCAGTTATCACCGGAACAACTAGCGGTGATCAAAGCAACAGTCGAAGCGGTGGTACAGGCAACTGGCACACCCAAAATCACTGGGGCGGAAACTACCAGCGAACTGTTTTCTAGTTGGCTCTTGAGTAGGGAGTCAGAGCAAACTGTGCGGGCATACCGAAATGACGTGATGCACTTTGTTCAGTGGCGACTAGGCATTGACTATCCAGACTTAGATAATTTAAACCTGCACACCACCACCAAAGAAGATGTGGACAATTACAAAGCCCACCTACTTAAAAAAGAGAAAACAGGGGAAATTGCTCGTGCTTCCGTCCGCCGTCGCCTTGCTTCCCTTAAAAGCTTTCTGCGCTACGCTTGCGATGTAGGCTACTTGCGGGCCAACCCTGCAATGTTGTTGAAAGTACCTCCGGAGCGCAAAAAGATTAAGGAGCGCACCCTGACTGAAACTGAGATTGAAATCCTATTCGATGCAGCTGCACAAGTTGTAGAACAAGCCCCTACTCCTCACAAAAAGATACAAGCGCAACGCAACCAACTAATTCTGGAGCTTTTTTACTACGGTGCTATTCGGGTAGGTGAGAGTGGTTTAACCTGGGCTACCATGCATTCAAATCAGTCCGGGCTACCTTACATTAAAGTGGTAGGCAAAGGAGACAAGGAGCGCGATGTTCCCATACCAATAGAACTTTACCAATACCTTTTGGCTAATCGACAACATGCTCCCAACAAAACCGAGCCGCTTTTCACAAGCCAAAAAACGGGTGAACCCATTTGCGATCGCCACATCCGCCGCATCATCAAATCCATTGCCGAAGTAGCAGGGTTAAGTCGCATCCCCTCCCCACACTGGTTACGGCACAGCCACGCTACCCATGCTGCTAAAAACACGCCTATTCACATCATCACTAAAACGCTGGGCCACTCGTCAGGGAAAATCACGATAGACAACTATCTACACGTGGGTGAAGATGAAGCTAGCTCTCTTAATCTCAAACGATATCGCTGAGACTTTGTGAGATATGCCCCGATTAGAAATTAGCGGCGCGGCGATCGCTACGTAACCCATCGCGCCACTAGCCCAGAAATGTGAACGCTTGCGTCACCTGAGCGGATGATACAGTTCGTCAAGAGCATTCCATTCCCAACCCACGCTCATTGGATCGCGGTTACGTGACCAACTCAAAAATTCTTTGGCGCTGAGTTTTTCTCTTTCAGCAATCAGGCTTTGGGGGCTAACACCGAGTCTTGGAGCAAGACTTTCGTTTGTCCTGGGTTGTAATTCAACTTGTGTTTGTTGGTACGGGTGCACTTGTCTTCGTGGTTTGTTGTTGCCCAATCTCCCAGAGGCGATCGCCCGTTCGATTAGCTCCAGCTTTTTGGTGATAGCTTCAAGTTTTGTTTCCACCAAGGAGCCTTGATCGGCAAGATGGGATTCCAGTTTCTCCAGCTTTTTCTCTAGCTGTTTGACTGATTTACTGCCTGCCGTTACATCGATATCATTATTGATATCAAATTTTATTAGTAATTCCTCTAAGGCTTGCAGCAAGGCAATTGTATGACCCTGCCTATGTAGTTTTGATAGTCGCCGAACCACCTTAATTAGTGGAACGGGCACACGAATCATTTCGCTTGGTGGGGGCTTTTGGTCAGGCATTTGATATCATTTTTGATATCGACATATTGATTGTAAAAGGTTTGGCGCAAAGCTATAATTTACTGAGTATTAATTGTGCCCATGTTTTGAAAGATTGTTACATTTAGACACAATCTGCTGTAGAAGAATAAAAAAGTTCAACAATAAATAATAAAGTCCAACAATTTCTGTTAGGTGCTTTACCCCGCTCCAGGCATCCGTCCATAAATCGCTTGCTTGCCTGTACGCCGCGCCCACGCTACGTTATTACTAGAGCGATCGCCACCGGCTCATGGCGGTTACGTTATCGCTCTTAAGGCGGGGCGTAGCTGATCGCACCCACATTCTCTTAACATCACTCTCCTAATTGTTCAACTTTTTTATTTGAGCTTGGTGTCTCTGTGTTGAAAAAGTTGTGTAGTAATCCCTTTTCCAGCCCCAAATTGTTCAACTTATTTTTACGGGGCTTGCACCCAACCACTCTAAATCAATGCTTTGAGAGACTAGAATTGTTGAACTTTTTTATATGCTTACATCTGCGAGGCGATCGCTTCCAGCAGGCGGTTACGCCATCGCCACTTGCTATTTAGACCTGGCGTGTTGACCTTCAAAGGTAGCGTTGACGCACTTCCCCTCGCTGTCCGTATACTCATTACTCCCTAGTGCCGATACATAAGCGCACTATCCGAAAGAGATCGTCCCAGTTTAAGAAGTGAACTTAAGACATCACCTCATAAATTGGTTGAAATTCTAGCGTCCCTTTGCGTTGATTAGTTTCATAGGTGGGCTAGAACCAACAGAGTGTTGTGATTATTCTGTAACTAGCTAAAATTTTAACCATGTAGGGGTAGAGCTACCAATGTAGGCAAATGACCGAACTATATAAGGCTGGAATCATTGAGGTAACAGAAGCAGAAGATGAAGATGAAGATGAAGATTTATTTGACGTTGCGGTGCATTTTGACGGCGATATTTTTCTTCCCAACGTCGTTTTTGCAGGCAAAGACCACGCATTGCGGCAAGCTAAAAAGCTTTATGATTGGCTAGAAGCTAATCATAAAGAAATCAAGGGAGAGCAACTGCGTTGGCAATCATACACAGTTAATCGTGAATCTCTAAGAGAGTATCCAGCCTGCTATTTACCTTACTACTATTCAACATACGAGCAAAGTTTAGAAGTTTCAATTGTTGAGCCAGACCAAGAAGCCATTGCTTATGGTTGGTTGAGCGCTGAACCTTTACCTTACTACGTGGATAAAGAAGATGGTTTGGTAGTTCTTGGAGACATTTCAGATGATGCTGTGTTGGCTGGTTGGCATAAAGCTACTGATATACGGATTCACATTTACTCTTTTATCTACCAGTCAAATAGCAGTCACAAGCTTTAATAATCAGTTAACAATTAGGAGCTTTAGGTGCAGCGAAAAATCGAGTTAAAAAGGGGTGTTGATAATACATCTGTTGAAGCCTATTTGGTAGATTTAGTCCAAAGACATGTTGATGATTATGTCAATTATTGGGTAGAAAGCTTAAGGTTATTTAGTCAAGAAGATAAATACTGGGATTGGATATTTAAATTAAGATATATTGCCAATCAAGAAAATCTTGAAGGTTACGCAGTTGAGTGCGAAAACAAAACTCAAGGATTAATGATAATAGAAACACAAATGCACGGTTCTCGGTTAAATGTTGGTAAGAGGCTAGTTTATGTTGATGGCATTGCCACTGCCCCTACTAACCGAATCGAGATTCAACGTCCGCCTCAATTCAAAGGTGTTGGTCAAGCACTATTAAATTTCGCAAGAATTAGAAGTGTTGAGTTAGGGTATGAAGGTAGAATTGGGTTGCATTCCTTACCAAGGTCTGAAGGATTTTACGAAAAACAAAACATGTTGAACTGCGGTTCGGAAGAAGAATATGATAATTTAGTCTATTTTGAGTATGGTGTATTGAGACGAAGATAAGGGCTGATCCGGGTAAAAATTTATGAACCATCAACAGCAAAAGGATAATTTTGAGGCAAATGAGTCAATAACAACCCAAGAAGCTATAGATTTACTTTTTGGTGAAGGATGGCTCGAAGAGGCTGTTTGCATCGAAGATGAAGCAAATTGCACGATTGGCGCTGGTTTGGATTGGGGTAATGCATTACCACCTTTAATGCTCAACCTTCCTTTATTTGGTCGCCTATCAACGCTGCGTGTATCTCTCAACCGCGAGGTCAGGCTAATAATTGAAACATGGGATTTAGGTATAGGTACAACTTCTGCGACAGAAACTGCAAGGACACGTATTAAAGAGCGGTTGCTATCTCCTACACCTGAGTTAATACCTCACTTGGAAGCTACTTTGTTACAAGATGATTTATACGGTGAGGAGTTTATATCTAACCGCGAAGCTCTTAAATCGCTACTTGCAGTAGTTCTTACTGATGCTGATAGAGAAGAAATTGCAGAGAAGGCTGCTAATTCAATACGCACACAAGTTATGTCACAGGTGAATTTTTCCGGAAAACTTTCTGCGTAAATATAATCACAATAATATCGCGTCAAATTCAATCAAAATTAGTTTTCTGCAACCCAAAAGGAACTGATTAATGACTGGTAAAAACCGCAGTCGCTATTCTTCAAACTGGGATAATATCGCACTTGAGGTCAAATCCAAATCAGACTGGAAATGCACGCGCTGCGGTATGCAATGCTTACGTCCAACTGATAAAAGAGATGGGTTAAATCGTAGAGAACGCAGCATTAAAACATTAGTGGTTCACCACCGAAATTATACGCCCGAGGACAATCGAGCAGAAAATCTCGCGGCTTTATGCAGTGGCTGTCATATGCTGTTTCATACACGCAGACGGGGAAATGTATCGCCAGGACAACTATCTTTGTGGTAGAAAAACTAGTAGTTTAAGACAAATTAATAGTAGATAGTTATGATAAAAGTAAAAGATAAATATTATCTTTCTAAGTCAACATCACAACATTTGCTGACGCAACAACTTCGTTGAAGCAATTGAAGTTGTATAGACATGAAAACTACTACGAGTTCTAACCTAAAAACTAACAAAGAATTAGTAAAATCTGCACAGCAAATTCAAAAAAGAAGCACCTTCATAAGCGAAGCAGATTACTACAACTACGAAGCAGAATTAGCACAAGAAAAATCAGACTACTATCACTTGCAGTACGGATACTAAATTCAATCTCCCTTCAAGCATCAACTCTTCTTAGTCAACAACTAGTAGCAACTAACTGCTAGTTGTTTTTTATATCAAAAGTAAATTATGACTCAAGCAATTGAACGCGAAATCAACCAACTCACTCTCAAAGAATTAAGCCTAGATGCTGCTAAACTTTGGTCACAGATAGAAGAAGCAGGCGAGTTAGGCGAACAGGGTAATGTAGAACAACTCTTACAAGAACTTATGGGTGTTCAAGATGGTATCGAAACCAAAATCGATGCGATCGCCTGGGTAGTTGACCAGTTAAATCTTGACCTTGAAACCTGGGAGGAAAGAAAAGCGCGAGTAGCCGAACTCCACGACCGGGTAATTTCACGTCGCAAAACTCAACTTGAACAAATCAAGCGCACCCTCATCCACCTACACGAGATTGGATTAATCAATGACAAAAACATCGGTAAAGAAAGGGTAATTGAAATCAGGGATAACCCACCCAAAATCGCTAATTTACTAGTAGAAGTAGATGATGAAGATTTTCCTGATGAATTTAGAGTTATTAAGTACCAAGCTAATAACAAGGCAATTATTGAAGCCTATAAATCTGGTAAAGATATTAGCAATCTTGCCGAGGTAAGTATCGGGAAACAGGTGCGGTTTAAGGTGCAATCAGGTAGTAAGTCTCGCAACAAGAAAAACCACAACTAATGGCATACGCCCCAACCATGTGAATCAAACACAGGTATATCCCATCATTTTACAAAAATATCATCAAATGGTTAAGGGTCAAATCTTAATCATTTTTATTTTTTTTAACCTATAGCACCATTTTAAACTTCTTCAAAAAATCATCAAAACTTTGCCTGGATTTAAACTCCGTGAAGATATAATCGATGAAATTGTAGATATCAATGACAGCAACAGTAACTATGTCGGATTAGGTACAAACATCGTTACGATAGGTTGGTACATTTAACCTTATTTAGTGTGACTAAATAGGTAATTGCAATTGATTAGGTAGTTTCTATTTTCAACTATCAATATGATAATTCAAACTACTGCTAAGTTTAAGTTTAATCTGAAGGGATGCAATCACCCTAAATAAAAACTTAAATATTAGGTATTGGGAGCAGCCTTAAATGTCATATCATAAGAACCGAAGTATAGTTATCCGTAACGCTATTATCGACAGTTTTTTTATCCTCTGGTGTTTAGTTTGGCGCACTGGTTTGGGGCTAACCTTTTTTATCATCTATGCTTCCCTTGGCTACATATATAGCTGGCCATTCTATCTTCCAATTTCGATTATTTTGGGATTTGCCCCTTGGGGTTGGAAGGTACAAGAAGAAAGAAGGGATAGAGAAGAAGAACAAAAAATGAGGAAGTTGGAAAATAAAATTGGGGATGGTTTTATCTATGCCAGAGCTGAATCAAATATCGAGATAAATTACAGGGGAGTTATCTTCCTCAAGTCAGTATTTGGTCTATTTGTTAGCGGCTTTTGGGGGATAATACTTGGCTGGAAAGCTATTTTGGGTATGGTAGTACAGTTAGTAGATAATATCAGAACAGTTATTAAGTACATATAGATGAACAGGTTCATCTAACCAAACCAAACTCAAAAGTTATCTTATCACTATTCCTGCATCAGTTTGATACTTTCTGTATCAAAACTTGGTTTGATGCTGAAACTTTGCTTAACGGGAAAGTTATCAATACTCCCAACACCAACCACAATTAAATAATTAAAATTCGTTTACCAATATTAAATATTTCTGGTTTTGGGATAACATCAAAACCGATAGAATGGAAGCAGGTGCGTAACCGGCTTGAAGGCATGATTGTTCGTGCTTGCGATCGCTCTGTTGAGTGGGGTTACAAACAATTATCAAAAGTTGGGAAATTAGTAAATCAATCAGCAGTCTCATTGACTCCTGGTTAAGGTATATGTCAGTAGTTCTAATCAAGGGGACTACACACAGCCTTACCGCCCCGATTCAGAACATGGGTATAAATCATCGGAGTTTTTACTACCAGAAGGAAAAACAAACTGCCAAATCCAATCATACTTGGCTCTGGGATATTTTCTTTCTAATGCAAAAGGTAAATAAACCGAACCATAACCTTATTGTAAATCTTGTTACGGAAAAATTCTGTATAATACCCAGATAGGGATGTAAAAAAGAAGTTTTCCGTATATTCAGACAGGAGTTCGTTGTAATGCTTGATATATTAGGATTGAGAAAAAGATTATACGGAAAGTTTCCGTATAATAAATAGTTCGGTGTCTGGCGCTGGTATCAATTTGTTAATTCTCTGTACTCACTATTAATGGAAAGATTGCCAAAACGCACGGAATCGAAAACTATAGGGAATGTTGCAGCAGATTTATTGAGTGCAATCCTCTCACGATTTTCAAATGTAGTGCCGATCCCTGAGTCGCGTGATCTAGGTATCGACTTTTATTGTGAGCTTATCGATCGGCAGGATTATCCAACTGGGCAAATATTCAACATCCAGTGTAAAGGTACAGATGAGGTTAAGAAGGAAGGCGACAGTTTCTCGATTCCTGTAAAAATTACTACAGCTAACTACTGGCTGATTCAACCAGCAGCTACATTCTTAGTCGTGGTCGATCTTGGTAATAAAAACTGTTACTGGGCATATCCACGAAAACAGTTGTCAGAGAGTTCTTCATGGGAAAAGCAGAAAACGGTTTCAATCACGGTTCATACTATTGACCGATTTCAGTTCGATACAAATGAAATGCCGCATGGGATGAGGGCAATTCTTGATGATCGTTTACCAGAAGGAATAGAAACTTTAATAGAGCAGTTTGATTCCCAGCGCCCACCTGTACCGCTTGATGATCCTGAATACCCAAGCGGGCGTGTACAGGAACTCATGGGCATTGCGGACACAATGGACACGGTTTACAGACTACAACAGCGCATGACTATAATGACAAGCCGACTTCAAGACGAAACACTTCAAGTCGTAGCAAGCCTTCGGCAGAAAAGCGAGTACCTTTTGGGTAAATTTGACTACACTCCTAGTTCTGCTCAACTATGGCCAGCAGGTAGCAATATCAGTATTTTTGATTTTGAATTTGGTGCAGGTAGTTGTAAAGATGTTTGGCGCAGGGTTGATAGGGCTGTAAGTGCATTTAGAGAATCGCGCACTCGCGAAAATCACGCCGAACTTTTAGCATCTCTCGGAGAACTTATTCAGCTTAACAGAGATATTTATTGGACAATTGAAGATG
This window of the Nostoc sp. C052 genome carries:
- a CDS encoding DUF4365 domain-containing protein — translated: MERLPKRTESKTIGNVAADLLSAILSRFSNVVPIPESRDLGIDFYCELIDRQDYPTGQIFNIQCKGTDEVKKEGDSFSIPVKITTANYWLIQPAATFLVVVDLGNKNCYWAYPRKQLSESSSWEKQKTVSITVHTIDRFQFDTNEMPHGMRAILDDRLPEGIETLIEQFDSQRPPVPLDDPEYPSGRVQELMGIADTMDTVYRLQQRMTIMTSRLQDETLQVVASLRQKSEYLLGKFDYTPSSAQLWPAGSNISIFDFEFGAGSCKDVWRRVDRAVSAFRESRTRENHAELLASLGELIQLNRDIYWTIEDVFYSF
- a CDS encoding SAVED domain-containing protein; this encodes MTESEHLTPSLLEPQSRGGDIAEGGFSFQEQVMLARIPAWLAQDGFTAMIREGIGDVEAKFFVPGRGFAIEFLEVKDHTLQPSKFLNEIQRFREVDAGSPNTYQQFILVAAGVSRDLEPLVNGLRRVRNPQDFYEENSTVKENSFKEYTRLVKKIGGTEQDAFFIFEKVIVEADWNTAKSHGEALFKQSLAENLSEYEDVSFKTFDNIYNHLGTFIRQRKNQIITRKELETKLREKIPPSQLPALRPILIYTAIASENNPEHHGLYFDWASFSGGETRDIAPSQQWNHLLIELQDTRSWIEKYRNNKRIRLAGNRRLTACLAIGSVFSAVRGYAIEMEYRGEVWATDAYPTQETPVYPLAHQIIDNTGTRLVVSIGILRDIIPEVEVNLEKYGLTGEPVLHIRGEQPITSPQHANNAVGSIKKLIVNTLVSIGGKEIHLFFAGPAHLALFLGHRLDATAPVTCYAWVSNGQYSKTFQLFSEISS
- a CDS encoding tyrosine-type recombinase/integrase, whose protein sequence is MTLSRTDAGVDTEELGVALAQLSPEQLAVIKATVEAVVQATGTPKITGAETTSELFSSWLLSRESEQTVRAYRNDVMHFVQWRLGIDYPDLDNLNLHTTTKEDVDNYKAHLLKKEKTGEIARASVRRRLASLKSFLRYACDVGYLRANPAMLLKVPPERKKIKERTLTETEIEILFDAAAQVVEQAPTPHKKIQAQRNQLILELFYYGAIRVGESGLTWATMHSNQSGLPYIKVVGKGDKERDVPIPIELYQYLLANRQHAPNKTEPLFTSQKTGEPICDRHIRRIIKSIAEVAGLSRIPSPHWLRHSHATHAAKNTPIHIITKTLGHSSGKITIDNYLHVGEDEASSLNLKRYR
- a CDS encoding siphovirus Gp157 family protein; amino-acid sequence: MTQAIEREINQLTLKELSLDAAKLWSQIEEAGELGEQGNVEQLLQELMGVQDGIETKIDAIAWVVDQLNLDLETWEERKARVAELHDRVISRRKTQLEQIKRTLIHLHEIGLINDKNIGKERVIEIRDNPPKIANLLVEVDDEDFPDEFRVIKYQANNKAIIEAYKSGKDISNLAEVSIGKQVRFKVQSGSKSRNKKNHN
- a CDS encoding AIPR family protein; protein product: MPKNWIIKVDNYFHANPNCIIATAHVDTFPTNLPLEPNIREPNRKSATYRQIFDSVTTQPEKFFSRHSGIVLSANKVKPSKNKTELELEVLEASEGGSDGIINGGHTVLAFEQAKNYKYDLSLARVKVTIHIGLQEEEAKDIALASNTTSPVDSRSKVNARGDYKFIKQYLAQLERAEDRKFRIAYYQNQSGAPRNAQCNVNHLFKLINCLDRNRYNPDGNKRSKHPTGTNTPSQITDTERERLTLLLPLLPKALWIEQRLYEIIQEHISNPRRKGVNDLASIDTRKTTLLPDSKYSFGFGAPTDLALPIIASYRVFLDQDYNWIIPFDEFAENFLQHLWVNYYRKYLISEKTAGNTVGTKICRNSEIWESLYISAQSYLNQHLVKIVNSSKHEELTLTPS
- a CDS encoding GNAT family N-acetyltransferase, which gives rise to MQRKIELKRGVDNTSVEAYLVDLVQRHVDDYVNYWVESLRLFSQEDKYWDWIFKLRYIANQENLEGYAVECENKTQGLMIIETQMHGSRLNVGKRLVYVDGIATAPTNRIEIQRPPQFKGVGQALLNFARIRSVELGYEGRIGLHSLPRSEGFYEKQNMLNCGSEEEYDNLVYFEYGVLRRR